From Xanthomonas citri pv. mangiferaeindicae:
GTCTCCAAAACCGCAGGTTGGGGGTTCGAGTCCCTCCTGGCGTGCCATTTTTGCGGAGACTTTTCCGCACGGGCCCTGGCGCAGCGCGGCCTGGCCTGCCAAACGAGCAGTCGCAACCGATGAGTCGCCGGGACTTGAACAGCAGAGTGGAACATTCGAAAGGCGCATCCTCCGCGGATTTCGCCAAGTACGCCGCCGCCGCGCTGCTGGTCGTGGCCGGCGTGTTCGCCTTCTACTGGTTCCAGGCGCAGATGGCCACGCCGGTGCGCAGCATCATCGTCGGTCTGTGCGTCGTCGGCGCTGCGGCGATCTTCCTGACCACCGGCAAGGGCCATCAGACCCGCGAATTCTTCTCGGAAACCCGTTTCGAGATGCGCAAGGTGGTCTGGCCGACGCGCCAGGAGGCGATGCGCCTGACCTGGATCGTCATCGTCGCGGTGATCCTCATCAGCCTGATCCTGGCCGGTTTCGACCGGGTCATCCAGTGGCTCATTCAGCTCATCCTGCGGCAGTGACGGAGTAACGAACCTGATGGAAACCGAAGGCGTCAAGCGCTGGTACGTCGTGCATGCCTATTCCGGCTTCGAGAAGTCGGTGGCGCAGGCGCTGCGCGATCGCATCGCGCGGACCGGCATGCAAGACCGTTTCGGCGATGTCCTGGTGCCGACCGAGGAAGTGATCGAAATGCGCTCCGGCCAGAAACGCCGTTCCGAGCGCAAGTTCTTCCCCGGCTACGTCCTGGTGCAGATCCTGACCTCAGACGAGGGCGGCATCCCGCGCATGGACAACGAGAGCTGGCACCTGGTCAAGGAGACCCCGAAGGTGATGGGCTTCATCGGCGGCACCGCCGACCGCCCGCTGCCGATCCGCGACGAAGAAGCTGCCGCGATCCTCGATCGCGTTCAGGAAGGCGTCGAGAAGCCGCGTCCGAAGGTGCTGTTCGAAGCTGGCCAGATGGTCCGCGTCATCGACGGCCCGTTCAACGACTTCAACGGCGTCGTCGAGGAAGTCAATTACGAGAAGAGCCGGCTGCGCGTCGCCGTGTTGATCTTCGGCCGTTCGACCCCGGTCGAGCTGGAATTCGGGCAGGTCGAGAAGGCCTGACCCCCGTCGCGCCCGGATGTGACGAGCGCGCAAAACCCTGCTATAGTGCACGGCTCACTGTCCGGTCGAGCCGGGCAAGCGCACAGGCCGCCGAATGGGCGGCCTTTGTCGCGGATGGACAACGTGAAGCCGGGACACGTGATTTTCCCGGCCCGATGGGGAGCCTGAGCACCAGGCGTTCGCACCCGGAGAGCACACAATGGCAAAGAAAGTCGTCGGTTACATCAAGCTGCAGGTGAAGGCCGGTCAGGCCAACCCCTCGCCGCCGGTCGGTCCCGCGCTGGGTCAGCGTGGCCTGAACATCATGGAGTTCTGCAAGGCGTTCAACGCAGCGACCTCCAAGCTCGAGCCGGGTCTGCCGACCCCGGTCATCATCACTGCGTACTCCGATCGTACGTTCACCTTCATCACCAAGAGCACGCCGGCCACGGTGCTGCTGAAGAAGGCGGCGGGCGTGAGCTCGGGCTCCAAGCGTCCCAATACCGAGAAGGTCGGCAAGGTCACGCGCGCCCAGCTCGAGGACATCGCCAAGGCGAAGGAGCCGGATCTGACCGCAGCGGATCTGGATGCAGCAGTGCGCACCATCGCGGGCTCGGCCCGTTCGATGGGCCTGACGGTGGAGGGCTGAGACCATGGCACAGACCAAGCGACAGAAGCGGCTGCAGGCCGCGGTGCAGCCGGGCAAGAGCTACGGCATCGATGACGCGCTGAAGATCGTCAAGGACAACAGCAACGCCAAGTTCGCCGAGGCTGTGGACGTCGCCGTCCGCCTGGGCGTCGATGCGCGCAAGTCCGACCAGCAGGTCCGCGGCTCGACCGTGCTGCCTGCCGGCACCGGCAAGAGCGTCCGCGTCGCGGTGTTCGCCCCGGCCGGTGCCAAGGCCGACGAGGCGCTGGCTGCCGGTGCCGACGCCGTCG
This genomic window contains:
- a CDS encoding preprotein translocase subunit SecE, which translates into the protein MNSRVEHSKGASSADFAKYAAAALLVVAGVFAFYWFQAQMATPVRSIIVGLCVVGAAAIFLTTGKGHQTREFFSETRFEMRKVVWPTRQEAMRLTWIVIVAVILISLILAGFDRVIQWLIQLILRQ
- the nusG gene encoding transcription termination/antitermination protein NusG (Modulates Rho-dependent transcription termination), which produces METEGVKRWYVVHAYSGFEKSVAQALRDRIARTGMQDRFGDVLVPTEEVIEMRSGQKRRSERKFFPGYVLVQILTSDEGGIPRMDNESWHLVKETPKVMGFIGGTADRPLPIRDEEAAAILDRVQEGVEKPRPKVLFEAGQMVRVIDGPFNDFNGVVEEVNYEKSRLRVAVLIFGRSTPVELEFGQVEKA
- a CDS encoding 50S ribosomal protein L11, producing the protein MAKKVVGYIKLQVKAGQANPSPPVGPALGQRGLNIMEFCKAFNAATSKLEPGLPTPVIITAYSDRTFTFITKSTPATVLLKKAAGVSSGSKRPNTEKVGKVTRAQLEDIAKAKEPDLTAADLDAAVRTIAGSARSMGLTVEG